The genomic window ACGTCGCAAAACTCGCGCGCCGCGCCCTCACCGCCCCTTGCCGTCGTCACGTGGTGCGCAACTGCCAACACCTCGGTATGGGCATTCACAGGGGCGCATGCAAACGCACAGCGACGCATCACCGGCAGATCGGGCCAGTCGTCCCCCATGGCAGCGGCCTGGCTCCAGTCCAAGCCCAGTGCGGCCAGCGTTTGTTCGGCAGCCGGTTGTTTGTCTTCGGTGCCAAAGTAGGCATGCTGCACACCCAGAGCCTGCAGTCGCACACGCAGGGGTTTGGAGTCGCGCCCGGTAATGACCACCGGCGTGATGCCGCCCTGTTGCAGCAGTTTGATGCCATGGCCATCCAGTGTGTTGAAGCGCTTGAGCGTTTCGCCCGTCTCGGAAAACAGCAACCCGCCATCGGTCAGTACACCGTCGACATCAAAAAATGCCACCCGAATGCCTTGCGCCTTGAGCAGCAGGGCCGGGTCGAAATTCAGCGCGGGCGCGTGACGCGGCAGTGCATTGGGGCCCGTCATATAACTTTCGCGCGCATCAGGTCATTGCTGTTGAGCGCGCCACACAAGCGGCCATCGGCGTCTACGACCAGCACGCTGGTAATGCGGTTGCGCTCCATCAGTTCGGCGGCATCCACAGCCAGGGCCAGATGGTCTATGGTGCTGGGTGCGTGGTGCATCACGTCCTGGGCGGTGGTGCCGCGCAAATCGGCACCCTGCTCGACCAGGCGGCGCAAATCACCATCGGTAAAGATGCCCAGAACGTGGTTGTCCGCGTCCACCACAGCCGTTGCGCCCAGGCCTTTGGCACTCATCTCACGCATCAAGGCGCTGAAATTGGCGTCGGGTGGCACACGTGGCACTGCGTCGCCGGAACGCATCACATCGCTGACATGGGTCAGCAGTTTGCGCCCCAGTGCACCACCCGGGTGGGAGCGCGCAAAGTCTTCCGCCCGGAAACCGCGCGCATCGAGCAGGGCCACGGCCAGCGCATCGCCCAGAGCTAACTGGGCCGTCGTGCTGGCAGTAGGCGCCAGATTCAGCGGGCAGGCCTCTTTGTCGACAGCACTATCCAGCCAGAGATCGGCGTGTTGGGCCATCGTGGACGTGCCGTTCGCTGTCATGGCCACCATGGGTGCGCCCAGGCGCTTCAGAACGGGCAGGATGGTCGACATTTCCTGGGACTCGCCACTGTTGGAAATGGCCAGCACCAGGTCGGCGGCGGTGATCATGCCCAGATCCCCGTGGCTGGCCTCGGCCGGGTGCACAAACATCGCGGGTGTTCCGGTAGACGCCAGCGTGGCGGCAATCTTGCGGCCGATATGGCCACTTTTGCCCATACCCATCACCACCACCCGGCCCTGCAAGCCCAGGATCAGATCCACAGCCCGGGCAAATGAGGGCCCTACCCGGCTTTTGAGACCCAACACTGCCGCGGCTTCGATATCAAAGGTCTCCTGTGCGAGCGCAATGGCGCGATCGGCGGAGGCGGCGGCGTGGCGCTTGGCGGGATCTGTCATGCAGGCATTTTATAGACGCGCACGGCTCTTGCTAGTATCTGGACATGACTGGACTGGAAATCACGCTTCTCTATCTGCTGGCCGCCGTGTTGGGGGTGGTCACCTGCCGTTATTTTCAGCTCCCACCCATGCTGGGTTACCTGGCCGTCGGTGTGGCCATTGGCCCCAATGCGCTGGGCCTTTCACAAAACTCGGACGGCGTGCGCCACGTGGGCGAATTCGGTGTGGTGTTCCTGATGTTTGTCATCGGGCTGGAGTTCAATCTGCCCAAGCTGCGTGCCATGCGCCAGCATGTATTTGGTCTGGGTCTGCTACAGGTGGCTGTCACCATCCTGGTGGCCACGCTGGCGACCATAGGGCTGTCCGCTGCGCTGCCTGAAATGCTGGGCATGTCCTGGCAGGCTGCATTGGCCCTGTCCTGTGCCCTGGCCATGAGCAGCACGGCGATTCTGGTCAAGCTGATGGTGGAGAGGCTGGAGCGGGAATCCGAACACGGCAAACGCGTCATGGGGGTCTTGTTGTTCCAGGATCTGGCCGTTGTGCCCTTGCTGGTTTTGATCCCCGCGCTGGGCGCCTCGGGTGAAGAATTGGCGGGCGCCCTGGTGATCGCTGCGATCAAGGCCACGCTGCTCATCACCGTTTTGCTGGTGGGCGGGCAACACGTGATGCGCCGCTGGCTGACCCTGGTGGCGCGCCGCAAGAGCGAAGAACTGTTCGTACTAAACCTGCTGCTCATCACACTGGGCCTGGCCTGGCTGACGGAGCTTGCTGGCCTCAGCCTTGCGTTGGGCGCATTTATCGCCGGCATGCTGATATCCGAAACCGAGTTCAAGCACCAGGTGGAGACCGACATACGCCCCTTCCACGATGTTTTGCTGGGATTGTTTTTCATCAGTATCGGCATGTTGCTGGACTGGCGGTTGGTGCTGGAGCGCTGGCCCCTGGTGCTGGTTTTGCTGGTCGTCCCCACCCTGTTCAAGGCGGCGCTGGTAACGGGTCTGTCCAAGTTTTTGGGCGCAAGCTCGGGTGTTTCCCTCCGAACGGGCCTGTACCTCGCGCAGGCTGGTGAGTTCGGATTTGTGCTGCTGACCCTGGCACAGGCCAATGCACTGGTGCCACCGGCATTGTTGAACCCCATTCTGGCCAGCATGGTGCTGTCGATGTTGGCCACACCATTCATCGTCATGTACAGCAACCGCATTGTGATGAAGCTGGTGTCCAGCGAGTGGTTGCTCCAGTCGCTGCAGATGACCACCATCGCCCGTAAGTCCATCAACGCCAAACGGCACGTCATTATTTGTGGATATGGGCGCTGCGGCCAAAACTTGGCCAAGATGCTGGAGGGCGAAGGCATTCCCTATATCGCGCTGGACCTGGACCCCGACCGGGTGCGCCAGGCCGCTGCCGCGGGGGATTCGGTGGTGTTCGGCGACGCCGTTCGTCTGCAGGCCCTGATCGCTTCCGGTCTGGCCCGCGCCAGCGCGGTGGTCATCACCTACCTGGACGTAGCCAGTGCGCTCAAAGTGCTGAGCCACACCCGCGCCCATGCCCCGCAGGTGCCTGTGATCGTACGCACCCAGGATGATCTGAACCTCGAAGTACTGCAGACCGCCGGTGCCACCGAAGTGGTGCCCGAGACCATAGAAGGCTCATTGATGCTGGCCAGCCATGCGCTGGCCCTGGTCGGTGTGCCCATGCGGCGGGTGATACGCATCGTGCAAGACCAGCGTGACGCACGTTACAACCTGCTGCGCGGGTTCTTCCGGGGTGCCGACGACGACTCGGTGGACGAGCTCCAGTATGAACGCCTGGCCACGCTCAGCATCGCTGCGGACGCCAAGGCCGTCGGACGCACGCTGGAATCACTTGGGCTGCAGTCCCTGGACGTGCGTGTGGTGAGTCTGCGCCACCACGACGGAAAAAGCGGGGCCATCGACGCAAGCGCAGTGCTGCTGGCGGGCGACACCCTGGTGTTGTCGGGCAAGGCCGAGGCCCTGGCTGTCGCCGAGCAACAAATCCTCAAGTCCTAGACGCCCCACAGGGCCGCACCAAGGGCACAATGCAGGCTGCTGCCGCATTGGGCGGCCCTACCGCTTACGACCATGCAAAACATCAGCATCAACCAGTACCTGAGAAACCACATCCGCACCGTGCCGGACTGGCCCGCACCGGGTGTGCAGTTCCGCGACATCACACCCCTGCTGCAGGATGCAAAAGTCTTCCGGGTGTTGATTGACGCCTTTGTCCACCGCTACATGGACCCCGGCATGCGGCCCGACGTGGTGGCCGGGTTGGACGCCCGGGGGTTCATTCTGGGCGCGGTCGTGGCCTATGAGCTGAATGTGGGTTTTGTGCCCATTCGCAAGAAAGGCAAACTGCCGTTTACCACCGTAGAAGAAACCTATGAGCTGGAGTACGGCAGTGCCACCGTAGAGCTGCACACCGATGCCGTCAAACCCGGCGACCGCGTCCTGTTGATTGACGACCTGATTGCCACGGGCGGCACCATGATGGCCGGCAAGAAGCTGCTGGAGAAGCTGGGCGCCACCGTTACCGAAGGTGCGGCGATTGTCGACCTGCCCGAACTGGGCGGGTCACAGAAACTGCGTGAGTCCGGCCTGCCGCTGTTTACGCTGATCGATTTCAGCGGGCACTAGCGGACACTAAACCACGCGGGCTACAGATCGCCGTATTGGGTTCCGCTCAGTGGCGAGGGGCGGTCGTCAAACTCGGTATCGTCAAAGGTCGGTGGCGGAGCCGGATTGCGCCGCCCTGACTTGACAATTTCTCCCGGTGCAGACAACGGGCCAGGCGCCGCAACCGACGCCAGCGCCTGTTTAAAAGCCGCAACCTCTTCAGGATGCAGGGGCTCGTAAGGTGGCTTGGCCGGCGCAGCGGGCGGACTGGCATCTGCAGGCTTCTGGGCAACCGGGGGCCGTATCGGTACCACCGTCGCGGGTGTACTGACCCGCGACAAACCCGCGGTCACATGTTCATTGATACGCCAGTACACCGCCGTCACCAAAATATCGTGGCGGGCTTTGGCATGCTGGGCAATGAGGCCTTCTATCTCCGCCAGCCGAGACGTCTCGCCGGCGTACTGGCGGGCCATGTCCATCATGATCAGGTACTGGCGACCGCGAGAATCCAGTGACAACACCTTGAACTTGTAGGTTGACGACAACACGCCCGCCCGGATCATGGCCTCGCGCACCACGGCGTACAGCATTTCCCGGCGCTCCAGACGCTCACCCTTGCGGTTGGCCGCACTGCCAGGTGGTGTGCTTGGCACACGGCCCCGCAGCTTGCCCGAAGCACTGAAGGGCACGGTGGCGTCGACATGGCCCAACCCAGAACTCTCCATGGGCAACGACGAACCGGAGGACGGCTTTTTGGTAAACCAATTGAGTAGCGACATTCGTTTTGCTTTCGTCTACCAGGACCATCCAAGTGTATGCCAGCTACTTGCCAATGCAAAATTTGGAAAAGATCACACCCAACAGGTCGTCCGAGCTGAATGCACCGGTAATTTCGCTCAGGGCGTTTTGCCCCAAGCGCAATTCTTCGGCCATCAGATCCAGTGACTGGTCCTGTGCGGCCAGGTGCTCGGCCGCCAACGCCAGGTGCTCGTCCACCCGGCGCAGTGCGTGGATATGCCGTTCCCGTGCAATAAAGACCCCGCCGCTGGACGCCTGCCAGCCAGCAGCAGCCAACAGAGCGCGGCGCAAACTGTCCAGGCCCAGGCCGGTCTTGGCCGACAACACAATACCGGTTGGGGGGTCGGCCAACGGCGCCGCATCGGCCTTGTTCCAGACATCGATCACTGGCACTTTGTTTGAGAGTTTTTGGCCTATAGCCCCCGTGATTGCTGCATCTTCCGCTATGTAATCAATAGCATTCTTGCGGGTCAAATCGTGCAGAAACAATACCGCATCCGCTCCGGCAATGGCCTCCCAGGCGCGGGCGATGCCAATCTTTTCCACATCGTCATCACTGTGGCGAAGGCCAGCGGTATCCACCACGTGGATGGGCACACCCTCTATCTGTATGGTCTGCTGGACCTTGTCCCGTGTGGTGCCAGCTATGGGTGTGACGATGGCCAGTTCGGCACCCGCCAGTGCGTTGAGCAACGACGACTTGCCTGCGTTGGGCTGGCCGGCAATGACCACGGTAATGCCTTCACGCAGCAGCGCACCCTGCGAGGCTTTTTGTAACACGGTGTTCAGACCCTGTTGTAAACGCAGCAACTGCCCTTTGGCATCGGACTTTTCCAGGAAATCAATTTCTTCCTCGGGAAAGTCCAGCGT from Rhodoferax sp. AJA081-3 includes these protein-coding regions:
- a CDS encoding HAD family hydrolase, with amino-acid sequence MTGPNALPRHAPALNFDPALLLKAQGIRVAFFDVDGVLTDGGLLFSETGETLKRFNTLDGHGIKLLQQGGITPVVITGRDSKPLRVRLQALGVQHAYFGTEDKQPAAEQTLAALGLDWSQAAAMGDDWPDLPVMRRCAFACAPVNAHTEVLAVAHHVTTARGGEGAAREFCDVLLVASGRYVDLLEHYTR
- a CDS encoding SIS domain-containing protein — encoded protein: MTDPAKRHAAASADRAIALAQETFDIEAAAVLGLKSRVGPSFARAVDLILGLQGRVVVMGMGKSGHIGRKIAATLASTGTPAMFVHPAEASHGDLGMITAADLVLAISNSGESQEMSTILPVLKRLGAPMVAMTANGTSTMAQHADLWLDSAVDKEACPLNLAPTASTTAQLALGDALAVALLDARGFRAEDFARSHPGGALGRKLLTHVSDVMRSGDAVPRVPPDANFSALMREMSAKGLGATAVVDADNHVLGIFTDGDLRRLVEQGADLRGTTAQDVMHHAPSTIDHLALAVDAAELMERNRITSVLVVDADGRLCGALNSNDLMRAKVI
- a CDS encoding monovalent cation:proton antiporter-2 (CPA2) family protein — its product is MTGLEITLLYLLAAVLGVVTCRYFQLPPMLGYLAVGVAIGPNALGLSQNSDGVRHVGEFGVVFLMFVIGLEFNLPKLRAMRQHVFGLGLLQVAVTILVATLATIGLSAALPEMLGMSWQAALALSCALAMSSTAILVKLMVERLERESEHGKRVMGVLLFQDLAVVPLLVLIPALGASGEELAGALVIAAIKATLLITVLLVGGQHVMRRWLTLVARRKSEELFVLNLLLITLGLAWLTELAGLSLALGAFIAGMLISETEFKHQVETDIRPFHDVLLGLFFISIGMLLDWRLVLERWPLVLVLLVVPTLFKAALVTGLSKFLGASSGVSLRTGLYLAQAGEFGFVLLTLAQANALVPPALLNPILASMVLSMLATPFIVMYSNRIVMKLVSSEWLLQSLQMTTIARKSINAKRHVIICGYGRCGQNLAKMLEGEGIPYIALDLDPDRVRQAAAAGDSVVFGDAVRLQALIASGLARASAVVITYLDVASALKVLSHTRAHAPQVPVIVRTQDDLNLEVLQTAGATEVVPETIEGSLMLASHALALVGVPMRRVIRIVQDQRDARYNLLRGFFRGADDDSVDELQYERLATLSIAADAKAVGRTLESLGLQSLDVRVVSLRHHDGKSGAIDASAVLLAGDTLVLSGKAEALAVAEQQILKS
- a CDS encoding adenine phosphoribosyltransferase, giving the protein MQNISINQYLRNHIRTVPDWPAPGVQFRDITPLLQDAKVFRVLIDAFVHRYMDPGMRPDVVAGLDARGFILGAVVAYELNVGFVPIRKKGKLPFTTVEETYELEYGSATVELHTDAVKPGDRVLLIDDLIATGGTMMAGKKLLEKLGATVTEGAAIVDLPELGGSQKLRESGLPLFTLIDFSGH
- the mnmE gene encoding tRNA uridine-5-carboxymethylaminomethyl(34) synthesis GTPase MnmE, with amino-acid sequence MLARHQEPIVAIATAAGRGAVGIVRVSGKNLGPWVAHLLGRTLRPREATYLPFNDRHGVPLDQGLALFFPGPNSFTGEDVLELQAHGGPVVLQLLLARCLESALDTDVATGRPYLSGMRIAQPGEFSERAFLNDKIDLAQAEAIADLIDASTEAAARSATQSLSGAFSREIHGLRDALIHLRMLVEATLDFPEEEIDFLEKSDAKGQLLRLQQGLNTVLQKASQGALLREGITVVIAGQPNAGKSSLLNALAGAELAIVTPIAGTTRDKVQQTIQIEGVPIHVVDTAGLRHSDDDVEKIGIARAWEAIAGADAVLFLHDLTRKNAIDYIAEDAAITGAIGQKLSNKVPVIDVWNKADAAPLADPPTGIVLSAKTGLGLDSLRRALLAAAGWQASSGGVFIARERHIHALRRVDEHLALAAEHLAAQDQSLDLMAEELRLGQNALSEITGAFSSDDLLGVIFSKFCIGK